Within the Bacillus pumilus genome, the region TGCAATTTCAGGAAGCAACTGGCCCCACTTTTCTAGGGTTACTTCGTCTGTCTTTTTCTGAATCAAATAGGTTCTAATCAGTCTATGCACGATTAAGTCCGGATAACGGCGGATCGGTGATGTGAAATGTGTATAGAATTCCGTTGATAAACCAAAATGGCCGATGCTTTCCGGATCATACTTCGCCTGTTTCATCGAACGAAGCATGACAGTTTGTATCACAACTTCTTCTGGTTGATCCCTCACAGCATCAAGTACACTTTGAAGTGCACGTGGATGGATGTTTGTCGACGTTCCTTTCACAATGTAACCAAACGTTGTCACGAACTCTAAAAAGCGCTGAAGCTTCTCAGGATTTGGTTCTTCGTGAATTCGATAGATGAAAGGTACATTCATCCAGTGGATATGCTCTGCAACCGTTTCGTTTGCTACAAGCATGAATTCTTCAATTAATTTCTCGGCGACTGAACGTTCACGAACAACAACGTCTTTCGCTGCTCCTTCTTCATCCACAAGCACTTTTGCTTCTTTGAAGTCAAAGTCTACAGCCCCGCGCTCCATTCGTTTCTCGCGAAGAATCTCTGCAAGTTTCTCCATCTCTTGGAACATTGGCACAAGCGGCTCGTATTTGTCTAAAAGCTCTTCGTCTTGATCGACTAGAATCTTATTCACATCAGAATAAGTCATTCTTTCCGTCGTTTTGATCACACTTTGGAAAATCTCATGTTTGACGACCTTTCCATTTCGATCAATGACCATTTCACAAGATAGTGTGAGACGATCGACCTTCGGATTCAATGAGCAAATTCCGTTTGAGAGGCGATGCGGGATCATCGGAATGACGCGGTCTACGAGATATACACTCGTTCCACGCTCATAAGCTTCCTGATCAATCGGAGAGTTCTCTGTGACATAATGAGAGACATCTGCAATATGCACGCCTAGCTTATATTTGCCATCATCCAGCTTTTGCACCGTAACGGCATCATCTAAGTCCTTCGCATCTGCTCCGTCGATGGTGACAATCGTTTCGTTACGCAGATCACGTCTGCCTTCGAGGTCTTTTTCATCAATCGTTTCAGGTGTGTCTACTGCCTGCTGGAGCGCTTCTTCTGGGAACTCCCCTGGCAAGCCATGTTTATGAATAATTGATAGGATATCAATGCCAGGGTCATTTTTATGACCGAGGATTTCAGTCACTTCGCCCTCTGCACTCATTCTTCCTTCTGGGTAGCTAGTCAGCGTCACAACCACTTTATGCCCCTCTACCGCTCCATTTTTAGCGGATTTCGGGATGAAGATATCGGTTGTGATTTTTTTATCATCAGGAATGACAAAGCCAAAGCTTTTCGTTTCTGTATAGGTACCGACAACCGTCTGAGTATTACGCTCCAGAATTCGGATGACCGTCCCTTCTTTTTTTGTGCCGTTTGATTTATGGCTGACACGAACCATAACCGTATCACCATTCATCGCTGTGCCTAGCTCATTTGGCGGAATGAAAATATCATCCTGTCCAAACTCTTCTGGTGTCACAAATGCAAAGCCTTTTGCATGAGCAGACAGCTTTCCTTTTATCAGGTTCATTTTTTCTGGTACACCGTAGCGATCGCTGCGCGTGCGAACGATGAGTCCTTGATCTTCCAGTATTACAAGTGCTTTGACGAGCTCTTTATAATCATCTGGATTGGTAATCTCCATCATCACTTCCAGCTCTTGAACGGTTAACGGTTTATACGCTTCATCTTTCATAAAAGCGAGTAATTCATCCATAAATTCTTCTTTTTGCACACTCTAACCCCCTATATATTTAAATTGACCAATCAAGTGATTCTAAGAATGCATATACATCCTGATGAACCTTCTCGCGCTCTTTATCAAGCGTGATCGCATGGCCTGATTCTTCATACCATGTCAAATGCTTTTGATCTGTCTCTACTTCGTTATAGATGATATTCGCACTGTCTGTATTAATCATATGATCGTGACGTGCCTGAACAACAAAAGTAGGTGAATAAATCATGTCGACATTGTTTCTAACATCTGCAATGAGTGCTTGAAGGCTCTTAAGTGTATCCATTGGCGTTTTCTTGAACTCTTCCATTTCCTGTTCAATTTGGTCCTCTGACTTACCCTCGAATTTCTTATAGTTACGGGCATATTCTAGTACACCCTGGTACATGACTTCTT harbors:
- a CDS encoding alpha/beta hydrolase, with the protein product MKVVTPKPFTFKGGEKAVLLLHGFTGNTADVRMLGRYLNERGYTCHAPQYKGHGVPPEELVHFGPDDWWKDVQEAYQFLKDEGFEEIAVCGLSLGGVFSLKLGYTVPVKGIVPMCAPMYIKSEEVMYQGVLEYARNYKKFEGKSEDQIEQEMEEFKKTPMDTLKSLQALIADVRNNVDMIYSPTFVVQARHDHMINTDSANIIYNEVETDQKHLTWYEESGHAITLDKEREKVHQDVYAFLESLDWSI
- the rnr gene encoding ribonuclease R; translation: MQKEEFMDELLAFMKDEAYKPLTVQELEVMMEITNPDDYKELVKALVILEDQGLIVRTRSDRYGVPEKMNLIKGKLSAHAKGFAFVTPEEFGQDDIFIPPNELGTAMNGDTVMVRVSHKSNGTKKEGTVIRILERNTQTVVGTYTETKSFGFVIPDDKKITTDIFIPKSAKNGAVEGHKVVVTLTSYPEGRMSAEGEVTEILGHKNDPGIDILSIIHKHGLPGEFPEEALQQAVDTPETIDEKDLEGRRDLRNETIVTIDGADAKDLDDAVTVQKLDDGKYKLGVHIADVSHYVTENSPIDQEAYERGTSVYLVDRVIPMIPHRLSNGICSLNPKVDRLTLSCEMVIDRNGKVVKHEIFQSVIKTTERMTYSDVNKILVDQDEELLDKYEPLVPMFQEMEKLAEILREKRMERGAVDFDFKEAKVLVDEEGAAKDVVVRERSVAEKLIEEFMLVANETVAEHIHWMNVPFIYRIHEEPNPEKLQRFLEFVTTFGYIVKGTSTNIHPRALQSVLDAVRDQPEEVVIQTVMLRSMKQAKYDPESIGHFGLSTEFYTHFTSPIRRYPDLIVHRLIRTYLIQKKTDEVTLEKWGQLLPEIADHASTMERRSVDAERETDDLKKAEFMLDKIGEEFDGMISSVTNFGLFVELPNTIEGLVHVSYMTDDYYRFDEQHFAMIGERTGNVYRIGDEITVKVVNVNKDEHSIDFEIVGMKGTRRKSPKDFKFKKRTDSPAKKGRGGQNASGDKAKEDKGGSDWFTGRKKKKKKKRVFDNAPKQKRKKKK